From Mucilaginibacter gotjawali:
TAAAGTGGGGATATCTGAACATAGTTTCCATTATTTTGAAGCTACCGTGGGATTGATGCTTATCGCGCTGGCAGTGTACAGGCTGCAAAAATTCTTTCGCGGCAAAAAACTCATTATCCATACCCACGGGCATTTACACAGCCACTCACATAGTCATAGCGCAGACGAACACAAACACCTGCATGTACATTTTGCACCGAAACAAAATTTTAAGCATACCCAATTGCATGTGCACACGCATGATCATTCGCATAAACTGGCCTATGGAGTAGGGTTGGTGCATGGCCTGGCAGGCAGCGGCGCACTGGTAGTACTGGTTATGGCACAGATCAAAAGCCCGTTTGACGGATTGGTTTATTTGGTGATCTTCAGTGCGGGCTGTATAGGAGGGATGCTGGTTGCAGCAGGGCTTTTCAGTGTGCCTTTCTCAAAAAAACTGATCCAGGCGCCCGTTTTGCAAACGCTGCTTATTGTAGCCACATCGGTACTTTGCCTGGTTTACGGCGGCAAAGTAATTTATGATAACATCATGTTGTTGTGATCTTTTAGGCTGGTTCTTTATTGATAGCCCATCGCTTGTAATTGAAACAATTCGGCATAGCGCCCGTTTTTTGCGAGCAATTCTGCGTGAGTACCCATTTCTATGATCTCACCTTTTCTAGCACGATAATCCGGTCTGCTAATCTTGCTGTTGAAAAACGATGCGAGATCAATACGGCTGATTTCCCTTTGGTCATTTGTGCGAAACGCTGGAACACCTCGTATTCGGCCCGTGCATCCAAAGCTGCGGTGGGTTCGTCCAGTATAAGTAGCTGGGCATCTTTCATATAGGCCCGGGCCAGCGCTACTTTTTGCCATTCTCCGCCGGATAATTCAACCCCGTCGTTAAATCTCCGGCCAAGCCATTGTTCATATTTATGCGGTAATTTTTCGGCAAGCATATCGGCCAAACTTTCCCGGGCTGCCTTTTTAATCAGTTCCTCATTTTCCAGCTCTCCTATGTTTCCCACCGCTATATTTTGCGATAACGTCATCTGGTAGCGCAAATAGTCCTGGAAAATAACCCCGATATGAAAGCGCAGATCTTCAATAGCATAATCTCTTATATCAGCGCCATCCAGCAAAATTCTGCCCTCGGTAGGGTCGTACAAGCGCGCCAGTAACTTAACCAGCGTAGTTTTGCCCGCCCCGTTTTCGCCCACCAGCGCCAGCTTTTCGCCGGGATGCAGGGTGAAACTTAAGTGACGGTTGGCCCAGTTTTCTGAGTTCCGGTACCTGAAACCTACATCCTCAAACGTAAAACCCTGTTTAATGGGGTATGGAAAGGGCAATGGTTTTTCGGCGACTTTTATTTTAGGTTTGATCTCAAAAAACTCTAAAAAATCATTCAGGTAGATGGCTCCCTGTGATACCGTGGTAAAGCGTGATAGCATACCCTCCATCAAACTGCGTAACTGCCTGAAAGAGCCGGCAAGGAAGGTAAGATCGCCCACGGATGTTTTACCGTTAATGGTTTGAAAGATGATAAATACATAAGCAGCATAATAACCGGCACTCCCCAGTACGGAAAAAAAAGTTCCCCAGGCAGAACGCCTTACAGCAAGTTTACGGTTATCAGTATAAAACTTATCCGAAAGTGTTTGAAAGCGGTTAATAACAAATTCAGCCAGGTTGAAAATTTTGATCTCCTTGGCGGTTTCGTCGCTTGCGCCCAGGTAGCGGGTATAGTCCAGTTCGCGGCGTTCAGGCGTCTGGCTGCGGGTTAAAGCATAGTTTTGATTATTAAAATAAGATTCTCCCAAAAAAGAAGGAATGATAGAAATCAGCAGCAGTAAAATAAGCCATGGGTTAAAGGCCAGCAGACCCGCCACCAGGAAACCCATCGAGATCATATCCTGTACCTGGCTCATCACCTGCGACAGCAATATAGTTCGGCCCACGGTTTGCTGCCTTGCCCGCTCCAGTTTATCGTAAAAAACCGAATCTTCAAACTGGTCCAGGTCGAGCGTTGCAGCATGCCGCATAATACGCATGGAAGTATAGTTTGAAAACAGGTCTCCCAATAAACTATCCAGTAAGTTAATCATGCGGTTTAATCCGTCGGTAAGGATCGCTAAAGCAAACTCAATGGCCACCAACTTCCATAAATAGTGATGATCAGTATCCCCGGTATGCCGGTTAAGTGCAACCACCTGGTCAACAATCAGCTTGCCAACATACAGCAAAGCTACCGGCATAGCCGAACGGATAATACGCAGAATAAAACTTAAGGCCGTTTTACCCGGGCTGCTTAGCCAAACCAGTTTAAAAAAATGCGGCAGGTTGCTTAATGCCGAAAGCCGTTGTTTAAAGGTGAGTTTTGAATTGTCGATCGTATTTCTTTTCGCCATGCTGTTTAAATGCCCGGATAATATAGCAAAGCTATAATTAATATAATAACCGGTAAGGCACATCTTTGCTTTTGACAATCCGGTGCAGGAATAAAATACATTACACTTTAGTTGTAATTAAGCCCAAATCAGTTGCCAAACATTACAACTCATTTTTATGTAAAATCTTCATTTGAACGAATTTTGAGCTGTTTTTTTACAGGAAACTGACTTATGTACTTAATTGGTCAAAAAATAAAACACTGTTAATCAAACGATTGAATGAATGTGACATTCAGATGAAACGGTAAGTGTGTTTTGTGATGTTACTTTGCTCCGTGTTTAAAAAACACCTATACAAAATAACATATACGAACATGAAAAGTACATTAAAAATTTCAGCCTTAGTAGTAGCTTTTGCCGGATTGACATTGGGCGCAAAAGCACAAACCACCACATCAACTTCAACCAAATCTGCCGGTTCAAACGGTGTGGTTTTAAGCGTCGGCGTTGACGCTGGTCTTCCTTCAGGGAATTTATCAAACGGATATAACTGGAATATTGGTGGTTCATTACAAGCCGATATCCCTGTTGCGGAGCAATTATTTGTAACCATTAACGCCGGCTATAACAGTCTGCAGGGTAAAACCGACGCATACGGAACCGGCCTTACAGCTACCAACATTCAGCTGCTACCGGTAAAAGCGGGTTTAAAATTCTTCCCTGCAAATCATTTCTATGTACAGGGCGAAGCAGGCGCAGCCTTTGCTTTAAACAAATCTGATGTAGGTTTTGACAAGAGCGCCGCGTTCATCTATGCGCCGCAGGTTGGTTACCAGTTTCCCGTTGGTGGCAAAAGCTTTATTGACGCAGGTGTACGGTACGAAGGCTCAACTGACTTTGTTAGCAAGAACAGCAATAGCCAGGTTAACTTTTTTGCCCTGCGCTTAGCTTATGCTTTTGGTACCAGGTAATTTTTTACAAACTATTAAAAACAATGAAAAGGGCCATGCGCCCTTTTCATTATAACACAAAAAGCCATGTATGCAGATAAATTTACCTATCCTGTTTTAAAAGTGATCATAGCATCACTGTTGCTGATTTTTAATATCAACCCCCTTTTTGCTCAGGGTGACTGGCAATTACGCAGCGACAAGGAGGGCATCCGGATCTATACCAGCGCAGTGCCCGATTCAAAAGTTAAAGC
This genomic window contains:
- a CDS encoding HoxN/HupN/NixA family nickel/cobalt transporter; amino-acid sequence: MFTFPLLLTIYAGFTHAFEADHLLAVTNIVSRRNHIWLSVKDGIFWGLGHSSTILLIGVLMIMFKVGISEHSFHYFEATVGLMLIALAVYRLQKFFRGKKLIIHTHGHLHSHSHSHSADEHKHLHVHFAPKQNFKHTQLHVHTHDHSHKLAYGVGLVHGLAGSGALVVLVMAQIKSPFDGLVYLVIFSAGCIGGMLVAAGLFSVPFSKKLIQAPVLQTLLIVATSVLCLVYGGKVIYDNIMLL
- a CDS encoding ABC transporter ATP-binding protein, with protein sequence MAKRNTIDNSKLTFKQRLSALSNLPHFFKLVWLSSPGKTALSFILRIIRSAMPVALLYVGKLIVDQVVALNRHTGDTDHHYLWKLVAIEFALAILTDGLNRMINLLDSLLGDLFSNYTSMRIMRHAATLDLDQFEDSVFYDKLERARQQTVGRTILLSQVMSQVQDMISMGFLVAGLLAFNPWLILLLLISIIPSFLGESYFNNQNYALTRSQTPERRELDYTRYLGASDETAKEIKIFNLAEFVINRFQTLSDKFYTDNRKLAVRRSAWGTFFSVLGSAGYYAAYVFIIFQTINGKTSVGDLTFLAGSFRQLRSLMEGMLSRFTTVSQGAIYLNDFLEFFEIKPKIKVAEKPLPFPYPIKQGFTFEDVGFRYRNSENWANRHLSFTLHPGEKLALVGENGAGKTTLVKLLARLYDPTEGRILLDGADIRDYAIEDLRFHIGVIFQDYLRYQMTLSQNIAVGNIGELENEELIKKAARESLADMLAEKLPHKYEQWLGRRFNDGVELSGGEWQKVALARAYMKDAQLLILDEPTAALDARAEYEVFQRFAQMTKGKSAVLISHRFSTARLADRIIVLEKVRS
- a CDS encoding outer membrane beta-barrel protein, with protein sequence MKSTLKISALVVAFAGLTLGAKAQTTTSTSTKSAGSNGVVLSVGVDAGLPSGNLSNGYNWNIGGSLQADIPVAEQLFVTINAGYNSLQGKTDAYGTGLTATNIQLLPVKAGLKFFPANHFYVQGEAGAAFALNKSDVGFDKSAAFIYAPQVGYQFPVGGKSFIDAGVRYEGSTDFVSKNSNSQVNFFALRLAYAFGTR